The DNA region CTAGTTTTAGGAggcatgtttttttttctcacttcacttttccaCTAAcacttttcgaaataaattctaTACTCACAATAAAGCAGTTGCTTTAAAGTACATTTTTCCATATAAACTATTCGAGAAGTCGTTGAAAGGTGCACGAAGAGTCACGAAGTCATGTCAATTTACCTTGACTACGAAATGAAAAAGTATATAAGCAGCGTTAGTATGTTGGGAGAGTTTACATAAAGTGAGTGAATTGTGCAGTGTACGTTGTGCAAGCTTATAGTGATTCATATTTCCTTTTCGtgtgttaaataaattatattaaaaaatgtctgGACGTGGTAAAGGTGGTAAAGTGAAAGGCAAGGCAAAGTCGCGTTCAAATCGTGCTGGGCTTCAATTTCCTGTCGGCCGTATACACCGTTTGTTGCGCAAAGGCAATTATGCTGAACGTGTTGGTGCTGGTGCTCCCGTATATTTAGCTGCTGTTATGGAATATTTGGCAGCTGAAGTTCTTGAATTGGCTGGTAATGCTGCCCGTGATAACAAAAAGACAAGAATTATTCCACGTCATTTACAATTGGCCATCCGTAATGATGAAGAATTGAATAAACTATTATCTGGAGTCACTATTGCTCAAGGTGGTGTTTTGCCAAATATTCAAGCTGTACTTTTACCAAAGAAGACTGAGAAAAAAGCATAAATTTCTGGTCTcgaaaagtcttactattaa from Bactrocera dorsalis isolate Fly_Bdor unplaced genomic scaffold, ASM2337382v1 BdCtg057, whole genome shotgun sequence includes:
- the LOC125780080 gene encoding histone H2A produces the protein MSGRGKGGKVKGKAKSRSNRAGLQFPVGRIHRLLRKGNYAERVGAGAPVYLAAVMEYLAAEVLELAGNAARDNKKTRIIPRHLQLAIRNDEELNKLLSGVTIAQGGVLPNIQAVLLPKKTEKKA